One Coffea eugenioides isolate CCC68of chromosome 2, Ceug_1.0, whole genome shotgun sequence genomic window, TATATACGCACCAACTTGAGGGGGGGTGTCGAAGATATTATCTCCTATGATTATGGGAGATATTATCTTCCATAATTACCTCCCATAATTATGGGATTTTATTGCTTATGATCAATCAAGTTTGATTGCTTATGATCAATCAAGTTTGAATAGATAGGATATGAGTTGATTATGTAATCCCTAAAATCATGGTTCTATTACCTTAAGTGGTGGCAGAACTATGATAGGGTTGTCCTATATATGCCTACCTTGTAAGCATATTTAGTGTGtgggaaaataaagaaaaggagaggttttttttcattttttccttttctgttaAAATTTACAGTAATTAAGCATGGAACTGCATGATGCCATAAAATGCCTGAACCAGATATAAATGTAACACAACCAAACTCACATTACCAAATTGTTCCCTGAGAGTTGTTGACAATTTTCAGAGTCATAGTAACTTACAAGAGTTCCAGTGACTCAGCTTAGTCACATAATGTAAGATACTTTTCATTTAGCAAGAAAGCAGAACACCAAATTTTATGTAACCTCAACTCTGCAGTTTAGCACAATGAATTTCTAAGCTCTGCTTTCATTTTCTAAAATTACAGAACATAGGAGCCACATCTAGCTACCACTAATTAAGTATTCCATGGGCATAAATCTTAATACACAAAGATAACAGATTAAACACACGGCTAGAAGTTAAAAGAATGCTCTTATGCTCATGCAGTCTAAGAAACAAGTGAagaacaaatcaaataaaaaagcAAGCTGAACTCTGGGGTTATAGGCATTTTTGCCATTAATACTTCTCATCTGAAAACTAAAAGTATATCAATCAAAATTTAGTGCAAGTTGAGCagcgaaaagaaaaaaactaacaTGTCCAGATACGATCTTCAATGATGAACCAGGACATTAGATCACAAAGACTTAACTAAGTAAATGTAATGGcagaagaaacaaaattaatcaCCACTATCAAGTAATATTCAACAGATCATCATCAGCACCTTTTAGTGGTCTCCAGCCCTGTGCATTCATACTCCATCAACAGCATTTGGAGAAAGTAAGCTTTCAACATACACCTCCACTTGCGCAAGATCTCCCAAATTAGTAACCCGGGGATAGTTGTAAGCATTATCCTTTGTACTGTAAAGCGCTATGACTGGCCCATATTTAAACAGAATTTCACCTTCCTTGGACAGAAAAACAggtttcaaaaaaatttcaccACTAGGCTGACTGAGATTAAGGATCGAAAGCACTTTAGCCCATGATTCATTAGCACCATCCTTCTCCATCACCCAAACATCCACAAGATTGCTTCCCTGATCATAAGACAGCGACAGATGTCCATCTAAAACATGTAAATTCCAATCAGAAGAAAAACCCATCCACTGTTCTGGCTTTTCCACCTCTCCAAATGCCTCGCTCGCCAAATCAAAACTAATAATTTTCCGTACGTCATCAGAGCCAGGAATACGATTCGAGACCCAGTGGAGCTTTCCATTTGCAAAGCAACCATATTCATTCATATCACCCACCTTAAAATCCTCCTGAATCCTCCTCCACGAATTACCTTTTAGACTATACACCTTAACCCGGATTTCTGTACCGAAAACATCAGAAACATTTACAAACGACACCCCAACTACCTTGTAATCCTCATTAGACTCATCATATCCAAAGCCATAACAAAATAAAGAGTcccaccaattattgtgcacaGTTTTGCTACCAAACTTGGGCAACCTTTTAGATTTTCTTGTTGCAGGGTTCCAGAAATACAGTCGATTTCGAGGACTTTTGATGCATACCAAACCATTACAAGAACCCACAATATAAGGCAAACTACCACGGTTGAATCTCATGGGATTGTCAACAATATTTGCGCTTGTCTCAGTACTGGGAGTCTTGGATGCATTCAGTGCAGGATTCAGAGAACAATTCTTGAAAATTCTATCAGAAATGAAAAGGAGCTTATGGCGATTGTAGTCATCCTCATTTAACGATTTCTCGAGATGGGCTTTAATGAATTCCGAGCTAGAGATTAAGGAAAGCCAAGATTTTGAAACGCACCTGAACCTCAAGAGGGACTTGACTGGAAGCCTTGAGAGGATTTCAAAGATGAGTTCATCAGGAATAGTATTATTGATGGTTCCCATATCTTCTACTGGCTGCTGCTCCTCCATTTGGTCTGGGGTAGGAATAGAAGATGAAGATTCTTGCATCTTCTTGATAATTGGGTGGTGACTTGATAATTGGTAATGCTTCTGATCTTGggttttgtacttttttttcttttttcttttttctttgtatttAAATTATGACAAAATCGTTCAAAATGGTCTCACATTTAGCTAAACGAAttttttttctccatttttaaAATACTAATTGTACATCctttataaatttaaattagCAAAATTTAATTCAAATCTAaatttttgatcattttttagTCACTATGTAATCCACTTGTAGTAATTTTTTATGTACAAATAGGTCAAATCTAACCATTTTAGTGGCAAAAATAGATATAAATTGGCTCAAATCACACTAATTTGGAAATGATGAATAGAGTTTGGATAAGATATTACTTTTTCATGAACAAAAATGAATATAGATAGGAGATCATTTATTTAATCACAAATAGGATCTAACCTTTtttgcatttaaaaaaaataaccaTGTGGGATcacatgatgaattttgaacaaaaagttgtcaaaaattttGGTTGGAATCTCATTTTATCGATTTAATTTTGTAAGGGGCgtaaagtaattattttaaaagtaaaggacaaacaaatttatttaatGAAATGTGAGAGATATTTTGAACATTTTTTCAGAATTTATTGTTgttgagaaaaattttgaaattgggtTTTGAATCATTTGATAAAGTGAGTATACTTTAGAGATTCAAGGAAGATCAAAaataaatatcaagaaaaattttTCGATGAAAGTTTACAGGATAGGGGTTTTTGACTATTGTGTTCGCAGGAGATGCGAACGTTTGGGGTTTCTTCCAAGGGATCTGAAGGCGTGAGCTGTGCAGAGTAGTAATTGGCGCCTTCATATTGCAGATTTCCTCTTCCGTAAAGGCGTGATGTTTTAGCTACTTGATACATCACGCTTTTCAAAATCACGAATGGATTTATTGATTGTCCTCTTGATATCTTTTATGATTTTGAAGCATCAGACATATGATAAAAGTTGCTCCTAGCAGGATAATTTTCTGTTATCCTACTTCTCTCACAATGTAGACTTGGTGATAAGACTTGTTTTTGCCTGAAATTGGAAGTGAATGGAGCGGTAGCCTGAGAAGCATCTGCTCTGAGCCCTTGTGCCTTTGCCTTAAATGAACCCGCTTCCACCTAGCATTTGAGGATGTCAATGAGATGTATGGGAAGAGTAATTCTAGCATTTGAACCTACACATATGTAACAAGTCTGAGGGATTTAATCTACATAATATCCAAACATTAATGTAGACATTCTTACCACTTCATAACATCATATTCATGTCCTTCTAGAATCTAGTCAAGAGCCAGCACATAAAATATCCAGTTTGTTGTTCAAAAAAACCAAAACTTACCTGAATAGTTGAAAAcataagttaaaaaaaaaaaaaaaaaaaacaaacaaacaaacagcCACAAGCTTAGTGGGAGAAAAACACATTTTTATCACCATTCTACCAGTAGAAACCAAGAGAAAACTTACAATCTCCGCTCCAGTAGAAACCATACATGGTTGCTTATCGACTCAATACGAGAAATGGAGAAAGATCAACTTATCTATACCAAAGATAATAGAAAAAATACATAtatgcagcagcagcagcaatcAAGCGAAAATCTGGTGCCTAACGAAAGTAGTCCCATGGAACAATCTCAACAAGAACAACAAAGTAGATGAGCTAGTTTCAACCTACCCAGGCGTTTGAGATTTTAAAGGGAAACCTTTGGCTGAAGGATGGATAAAACGAAATGAAAGGAGAGTTTGAAGGAATCTTTAGATAATACAACATTGTATTGACATCTATCTTACTTCTGTCCTGCTCTACTCGATTTTGTGTTCTTCGGCACAAATCTAAGCTGCATACGTTCATTCATTTAACTGTGACCGCTCAAAGTACACTTTGAACCGAATATACTCCTGAACCATATTTTCCAAACTCAAAGAGTGGCATAGATGTTTATGCAGAGCATTCTATTGATATCTATCTTACTTCTGTTCCCATCTACTCAATTCTGAGCTTTCCGATACAAATCTAAGGTGCATACTCTCATTCATTTAACTGTGTCCGCTCAAAGTACACTTTGAACCAATCAAACTCCTGTACCACATTTTCCAGACTCAAAAGGTAGCAGAATTATATGTTTATGCGGGTAAGCCAATAGACACGCTCTTCTTGACTATTGAATTACAATGGTTACCTAGTCCTTTGATAACTTTCATGTTGTACATGTAGAGTGTCTCTATATGCATGCCTGTATGGTATCAgagcattaaaaaaaataagccTGTATGTTATCCAAATAAGCCAAATCAAACAAAAAGGATTAAAAAAGGGGAAACTAGAGCTGACATAGATACAGTTTCCATACATTGGATATTTTTAGTTCTTTCATATCTAATCAGATGCCTAATTCTTCATGTCTGGACATCAGGGGCAACTAAATGCGTAGCTGAAATTAGGCCCTGCGCACTTGAATTGGTGTGAGATGACCAATAGGATATGTCATGCTAAGCAGTTCTACACAGGCACTTATGGAGGCTGTCATAAAACAAGAAGTTTTGAAGTGGTTCAACTTGAAGCTACCATTTGTTTTCCCTGTTTGGATAGGACTGGAGCATTTCTGTCTGGCAATAGCTAATCTTTCTTTACCATTTGTTTCCCCTGTTTGGATAGCCTAAAACAAATTAGGACCTGCAAACATTGATGAGATCATTAACTCCAACAAAGTAATATTGCCTATCGATTTATGATGTTCATGCATTCTATATAAGCAAATAATAGTTAAAGACTTCACATGAAGGATCTGACAATTCTAACAGTGTAGCTGATCGAATCGTTCACCTGAACAGATTCAAGTGAAACGAAGTAATTCTGGTGGCAGGGAATTTTTCAAATGAGGAACAATGTGGTCTTAGTGGTTGAGACTATTTCATCTGAATATATATCTCTGTGTGCATCATCAAATCAAAAGCCACCCTGTTTGCTTTCTGAAGCAAAGATTGGTGAAAACAACAGATAATTAAGCAAGGAGGTGCATGGTACCACAAAATACATAAACCGGGTTTTCATGGAATGCAACCCAAGTCAAGTGAGGAACTGCATGATGCCATAAAATGCACAAACAAGATATACAAGGAAGACAAGCAAAGTCATGTTTCAAATGTATTCTTGCTGACAATACTCAGATTAATATAAACTTACAAGAGGTCCAATGATGCACTATAAATACATAATGAAATACCTTTTAGTTAAGAATTAAGGCACAACACCAAATTTCAGGTAGTACACTTGGCAGtttccttgaaaaaaaaaaaaatagtagatGTCACATATAACTTGATCAACAGTCAAGTACTCCACAGACAAAAGCAGATCCGTAACAGATTAAACACATGGCTAGAAGTTAAAAAGAAATCTCTTATCCTCGTGTAGTCTAAGAAATAAGTGCagaacaaaataaaacaaaaatttccgGCAACCTGAAATCTGGAGCTATATGC contains:
- the LOC113762814 gene encoding F-box/kelch-repeat protein At3g23880-like, giving the protein MEEQQPVEDMGTINNTIPDELIFEILSRLPVKSLLRFRCVSKSWLSLISSSEFIKAHLEKSLNEDDYNRHKLLFISDRIFKNCSLNPALNASKTPSTETSANIVDNPMRFNRGSLPYIVGSCNGLVCIKSPRNRLYFWNPATRKSKRLPKFGSKTVHNNWWDSLFCYGFGYDESNEDYKVVGVSFVNVSDVFGTEIRVKVYSLKGNSWRRIQEDFKVGDMNEYGCFANGKLHWVSNRIPGSDDVRKIISFDLASEAFGEVEKPEQWMGFSSDWNLHVLDGHLSLSYDQGSNLVDVWVMEKDGANESWAKVLSILNLSQPSGEIFLKPVFLSKEGEILFKYGPVIALYSTKDNAYNYPRVTNLGDLAQVEVYVESLLSPNAVDGV